One segment of Anatilimnocola aggregata DNA contains the following:
- a CDS encoding sulfatase family protein, translated as MNKSFFALFTLVQVLFAAAQGPAADRPNVVLVVADDMGWRDTGYSGNPDIKTPNLDAMAKRGVRFDYFYAGQHICSPGRFAILTGRAPFRTGLDGLGSMRQEEITIAKALKTVGYHTAHFGKWHLGRTHTTPVKMGFDEAIWKLSSFDLGESLKVGDTKEMIPLKGDTSVAVMDLALDFVRKQAAAQQPFFVQVCFGSPHEPHVAAEEFKALYKDLPEKRSDFLGEVSGLDAAVGNLHAELKKLRVAENTLVWFTSDNGGITSQSKEPSGRGKSTIGARTVALLEWPGRVKPQQTSMPCGHIDIYPTLLEVIGVTMPKQPPVDGVSLLPLLGGKMTERPKPMGFMLRRDKITQKQLEAVDFIGDTEGVWIDGSLRLISHPAIDNQPERLALYDIYADPSFKNDLAAKRPDDVIRMRKALDEWRTSVRASFDGKDYP; from the coding sequence ATGAACAAGTCTTTCTTCGCCCTGTTTACACTCGTGCAGGTTTTGTTCGCTGCGGCTCAAGGGCCGGCGGCCGACCGTCCAAATGTAGTTTTGGTCGTGGCGGATGATATGGGCTGGCGCGACACGGGCTATAGCGGCAATCCTGACATCAAGACTCCCAACCTTGATGCGATGGCAAAACGCGGCGTGCGTTTCGATTATTTCTACGCAGGCCAGCACATCTGCTCGCCCGGCCGGTTCGCGATCCTCACTGGACGGGCACCGTTTCGCACCGGCTTGGATGGTCTTGGCTCGATGCGCCAGGAAGAAATCACCATCGCCAAGGCACTCAAGACGGTTGGTTATCACACGGCCCACTTTGGCAAATGGCACCTCGGGCGCACCCACACCACCCCGGTGAAGATGGGTTTCGACGAAGCGATCTGGAAGCTGAGTTCCTTCGACCTGGGCGAGAGTCTTAAGGTGGGCGACACGAAGGAAATGATCCCGCTCAAGGGTGACACATCAGTCGCGGTCATGGATCTTGCGCTGGACTTCGTCCGCAAGCAGGCTGCAGCGCAGCAGCCGTTCTTCGTGCAGGTTTGTTTTGGTTCGCCGCACGAGCCGCACGTTGCCGCCGAGGAATTCAAGGCACTTTATAAGGATCTGCCCGAGAAGCGGAGCGATTTCCTCGGTGAAGTCTCTGGCCTGGATGCCGCTGTCGGCAACCTGCACGCAGAGTTGAAAAAACTGCGTGTGGCAGAGAACACGCTTGTCTGGTTCACGAGTGACAATGGCGGCATCACGTCGCAATCGAAGGAGCCGAGCGGCAGAGGCAAATCAACCATCGGCGCACGAACGGTCGCCTTGTTGGAATGGCCGGGGCGCGTGAAGCCGCAACAGACATCAATGCCCTGCGGCCACATCGACATCTATCCGACCCTGCTCGAAGTCATCGGCGTCACGATGCCCAAGCAACCACCGGTCGACGGCGTCAGCTTGCTGCCATTGCTCGGCGGCAAGATGACCGAACGCCCCAAGCCGATGGGCTTCATGTTGCGGCGGGACAAAATCACTCAGAAGCAACTCGAAGCTGTCGATTTCATCGGCGACACCGAGGGCGTGTGGATTGACGGATCACTCCGCCTGATCAGTCACCCTGCCATCGACAACCAGCCGGAGCGACTCGCGCTCTACGACATCTACGCGGACCCGTCTTTCAAGAACGATCTCGCCGCAAAGCGGCCGGACGACGTCATCCGAATGCGAAAGGCGCTCGATGAATGGCGCACTTCAGTGCGAGCGAGCTTTGATGGAAAGGATTATCCGTAA
- a CDS encoding cytochrome P450 — translation MARVIYWLPRSLRPLASNMLLRDPPDHRRLRSLVDQAFLRQSVEALRPRMEVLADEALDSLAAQARRSPGGIDLVTHFARPFPLAVICELLGLPPEDRPNFTRWAAGFGSASSLIGIVWGLRGISKLMRYISTEIQRQATRPRDGLLAALIQAEDAGDRLSEDELLAMIFLILAAGHETTLHQIAGSVLTLLDHPDQLGELKADWGIADAATQELLRFISFAQVSKPRYARDNTEFYGQSIRRGEMVFGCLASANCDPSAFTNPHLLDLHRRANRHIAFGTGIHVCLGAKLARVEIAIALERLFTRHPEIRLAVPRSQIKYLRRPGTRGLAALPVKW, via the coding sequence ATGGCTCGAGTCATTTACTGGCTCCCGCGGTCACTGCGGCCACTGGCGAGTAACATGCTGCTCCGTGACCCTCCGGATCATCGGCGACTAAGAAGTCTGGTGGATCAAGCTTTTCTGCGGCAAAGTGTCGAAGCACTTCGCCCACGGATGGAAGTATTAGCCGACGAAGCACTTGATAGTCTCGCTGCGCAGGCGAGGCGCTCTCCTGGCGGTATTGACTTGGTTACGCACTTTGCACGTCCTTTCCCTCTCGCGGTAATCTGCGAACTATTAGGCCTGCCTCCCGAGGATCGGCCGAACTTCACTCGTTGGGCCGCGGGATTTGGCTCGGCGAGTTCGCTTATAGGCATCGTGTGGGGATTGCGGGGAATTAGCAAGTTGATGCGCTACATCTCGACAGAGATTCAGCGGCAGGCGACTCGTCCCAGAGATGGATTGCTGGCGGCCCTAATTCAAGCCGAAGATGCAGGTGATCGGCTCAGCGAAGATGAGTTATTGGCAATGATTTTTTTGATCCTCGCCGCCGGCCACGAAACGACACTACATCAGATTGCCGGCAGCGTACTGACGTTGCTCGATCACCCGGACCAGTTAGGTGAACTAAAGGCAGATTGGGGTATCGCGGACGCGGCAACGCAGGAACTTTTGCGTTTCATCTCCTTCGCTCAAGTATCGAAGCCTCGTTACGCTCGCGACAACACGGAGTTCTATGGACAGTCGATTCGCCGGGGTGAAATGGTTTTCGGATGTCTGGCGTCGGCCAACTGTGATCCCAGTGCATTCACGAACCCACACCTTTTAGATCTCCATCGCCGCGCAAATCGCCACATTGCCTTCGGCACTGGAATTCATGTTTGCCTGGGGGCAAAGCTCGCCCGCGTCGAAATTGCAATCGCCCTGGAACGCCTCTTCACCCGTCATCCTGAGATTCGACTGGCTGTACCCCGCTCGCAAATCAAGTACTTGCGTCGACCTGGTACTCGTGGACTCGCAGCATTGCCAGTCAAATGGTAA
- a CDS encoding GntP family permease — MSAVIVLLLGLAIVIGGVLALRLHAFVALILAALAVASLTPTAAFVRQSLLDRAKKLDVRIESAETTEGVVQLSAPSHMKLDADTEWIVIRAGRDPWKFTQLGKLVPNENSAPTLDHARRQLFQARFAASGAIPPLNSGGLMDFPTVADVVVTTPILQAATADAAKISPPDQVAAGFGSTAAGIGILIAFASIVGKCLLDSGAADRVVRSALKITGESGAPAAFVGSGFLLGIPVFFDTVFYLMLPLGKALCLRTGKNYLFYVLTIVAGATMAHSLVPPTPGPLLVAAELHVNMGLMMVVGTLVGGGAVMAGYFFSAALNRRFELPLRNLSTSPQESTQSTELPEASLPPLWLSLLPLLLPVFLIGGAELFAVWLRTRSDSSPQIPAGLLRAISLLGDKNVALIIAAAIAVATLVWMRRISRKELARSLQDALAGAGVIILITSAGGAFGKVMQQTGVASLISDLPVHSTPAILTMAFLVTAAVRTAQGSATVAMITAVGILAPLANAGQLNFHPVWLAMAIGCGSKPLAWMNDSGFWVITQMSGMTEAEGLKYITTLLLVMSIVGLALTIAGAILVPLR, encoded by the coding sequence ATGAGCGCCGTGATTGTGTTGTTACTGGGCTTGGCGATCGTCATCGGTGGTGTCTTGGCGTTACGACTTCACGCCTTTGTCGCCCTGATTCTGGCGGCGCTCGCTGTTGCCAGTTTGACGCCTACTGCTGCATTCGTACGGCAGTCGCTGCTCGACCGAGCAAAGAAGCTCGATGTGCGAATCGAATCTGCCGAGACTACCGAAGGTGTTGTGCAACTATCGGCGCCAAGCCATATGAAACTCGATGCAGATACTGAGTGGATTGTCATTCGTGCGGGACGTGACCCTTGGAAGTTCACGCAACTCGGCAAACTAGTGCCTAACGAAAATAGTGCTCCGACCTTGGATCATGCCCGTCGCCAACTTTTTCAGGCGCGGTTTGCAGCAAGCGGAGCAATACCGCCACTCAACTCGGGAGGCCTGATGGACTTTCCGACCGTCGCCGACGTAGTGGTCACTACGCCCATCTTGCAAGCCGCTACTGCTGACGCAGCTAAGATCTCACCGCCGGATCAAGTCGCAGCAGGGTTTGGTAGCACTGCTGCGGGCATCGGCATCTTAATCGCGTTCGCTTCGATCGTTGGAAAGTGCCTGCTTGATAGTGGGGCCGCGGACCGCGTGGTTCGCTCTGCATTGAAGATTACGGGCGAGTCCGGCGCTCCGGCGGCGTTTGTGGGCAGTGGATTTCTGCTTGGAATTCCGGTCTTTTTCGACACCGTCTTTTATTTGATGTTGCCACTCGGCAAAGCCCTCTGCCTGCGAACTGGCAAAAACTACTTATTCTATGTATTGACCATCGTGGCCGGTGCAACGATGGCGCACTCGCTCGTTCCGCCAACCCCCGGTCCGCTTCTGGTGGCGGCGGAATTGCACGTAAATATGGGTCTGATGATGGTGGTGGGGACACTGGTCGGCGGGGGAGCAGTGATGGCTGGCTACTTCTTTTCAGCAGCACTCAACCGACGTTTTGAACTGCCGCTGCGCAATTTGAGTACGTCACCGCAAGAGTCAACCCAGAGTACTGAGTTGCCCGAGGCGAGCCTTCCGCCGCTTTGGCTCTCGCTCCTTCCGCTTCTGCTGCCAGTCTTTCTGATTGGCGGTGCGGAACTGTTTGCCGTTTGGCTGCGAACCAGGAGCGACTCGTCGCCTCAAATTCCCGCTGGATTGCTGCGAGCTATCTCGCTGCTAGGTGACAAGAACGTTGCCCTGATTATCGCAGCGGCAATCGCTGTGGCCACACTGGTGTGGATGCGACGCATCAGTCGCAAGGAGTTAGCAAGATCCTTGCAAGATGCTTTGGCTGGAGCAGGAGTAATCATTCTGATCACTTCAGCCGGCGGCGCGTTTGGCAAGGTGATGCAGCAGACCGGTGTCGCGTCACTCATTAGCGATCTTCCCGTGCATTCGACACCGGCTATTTTGACGATGGCGTTTCTGGTAACAGCAGCAGTCCGCACGGCGCAGGGGTCCGCGACCGTCGCTATGATCACGGCCGTTGGCATCCTGGCGCCGCTTGCCAACGCTGGGCAATTGAACTTTCATCCTGTTTGGCTGGCAATGGCCATCGGCTGTGGCAGTAAGCCACTCGCCTGGATGAACGACAGCGGGTTTTGGGTCATCACACAGATGAGCGGCATGACCGAAGCTGAAGGACTGAAATATATCACGACGCTGTTGCTCGTTATGAGCATCGTCGGTTTAGCGCTGACCATTGCCGGTGCCATCCTGGTGCCCCTGCGATAG